One Thermofilum pendens Hrk 5 DNA segment encodes these proteins:
- the xerA gene encoding site-specific tyrosine recombinase/integron integrase: MSSVKAPFAERSNDELIDLYISHLVARNRSEKTIKSFKSILEEFVRFLGDRHVSQVTVYDVDFFLAHLRRKGWKKDSIYTAAVAVKRFLEFLGLGGNIAGFELPKREKRLPRYLEAEEVFRMVNAAENLRDKLIVLLLFTTGLRVSELVSLRVSDVDLEKRTLRVRGKGSKERLVYFPDYVADLLRSYMKGLNSEWLFPSETAEHIHYTTVERVLKRLKEKAGIEKKVTPHTLRHSFATLSLAAGLDIREIQELLGHSNLNTTQVYAHVSRERLKRDYERVWSSLLDPRSAKEQS; encoded by the coding sequence ATGTCCAGTGTGAAAGCTCCCTTCGCTGAAAGGAGTAACGACGAGTTAATAGATCTCTACATTTCTCACCTAGTAGCGAGGAACCGCTCGGAGAAAACGATCAAGAGCTTTAAAAGCATCCTCGAAGAATTCGTTCGCTTCCTGGGGGACAGGCACGTATCGCAGGTAACGGTGTACGACGTGGACTTCTTCCTCGCGCATCTAAGGAGAAAAGGCTGGAAAAAGGACAGCATATACACCGCGGCGGTCGCCGTGAAGCGCTTTCTGGAGTTCTTGGGGCTTGGAGGCAACATTGCCGGCTTCGAGCTGCCCAAGCGCGAAAAGAGGCTTCCAAGGTACCTCGAGGCGGAGGAAGTCTTCAGAATGGTGAACGCCGCGGAGAACCTGAGAGACAAGCTAATAGTCCTGCTACTCTTCACGACGGGTCTCCGCGTCAGCGAGCTCGTATCGCTAAGAGTCAGCGACGTAGACCTCGAAAAGAGGACGCTCCGCGTTAGAGGGAAGGGGTCCAAGGAGAGGCTAGTATACTTCCCGGACTACGTAGCCGACCTCTTGAGGAGCTATATGAAGGGCCTTAACTCTGAGTGGCTCTTTCCCTCGGAGACAGCCGAGCACATCCACTACACCACCGTTGAACGCGTGTTGAAGCGCCTAAAGGAGAAGGCGGGGATCGAGAAGAAAGTCACGCCTCACACTCTGAGGCACTCCTTCGCGACCCTAAGCCTGGCGGCCGGCCTGGATATTCGAGAGATACAGGAGCTGCTGGGGCACTCGAACTTGAACACCACGCAGGTGTATGCGCACGTCTCGCGTGAAAGGCTGAAGAGGGACTACGAAAGGGTTTGGAGCTCCCTGCTAGACCCGCGTAGCGCTAAGGAGCAGTCCTAG
- the eno gene encoding phosphopyruvate hydratase: MEDEFSITHVKARWVLDSRGNPTVEAEVRTFAGGYGSAIVPSGASTGTHEALELRDGGKRFHGKGVSKAVENVNKIIAPEILGEDSRKQEEIDSKMISLDGTPNKSRLGANAILSVSLAVAHAAADTYGLPLFQYLGGALASTLPVPLMNIINGGKHAGNELKIQEFLIVPVGASSFSEALAIGSEVYHSLRGYLKEKYGVSAINVGDEGGFAPPMSRTREALDALIHAVKNAGYEPGRDVVLALDAAASEFYDEKRGVYAIDGAELTREKLIEFYESLVEEYPIVSIEDPLYEEDFEGFAEVTRSLKIQVVGDDLFVTNVERLRRGIEAGAANALLLKVNQIGTLTEALSAARMALENNYSVIVSHRSGETEDVTISHIAVALNAGQIKTGAPARSERNAKYNELLRIEEYLGGRARYPGIKAFKAYKRTL, encoded by the coding sequence ATGGAAGACGAGTTTTCGATAACGCACGTCAAGGCCAGATGGGTGCTGGATTCTCGCGGAAACCCCACCGTGGAGGCAGAAGTGCGCACCTTTGCAGGGGGCTACGGGTCCGCGATAGTACCTTCAGGTGCCTCCACAGGGACTCATGAAGCGCTGGAGCTTCGGGACGGCGGCAAGAGGTTCCACGGGAAAGGGGTTAGCAAGGCGGTCGAAAACGTGAACAAGATCATAGCCCCGGAGATTTTGGGGGAGGATAGCAGGAAGCAGGAGGAAATAGACTCGAAGATGATAAGCCTCGACGGGACACCCAACAAGTCTAGGCTTGGGGCGAACGCCATTCTCTCCGTCTCGCTGGCAGTCGCGCATGCTGCGGCGGACACGTACGGGCTCCCGCTGTTTCAGTATCTCGGCGGCGCCCTTGCGTCCACGCTCCCGGTACCCCTAATGAACATCATAAACGGTGGTAAACACGCCGGGAACGAGCTAAAGATCCAGGAGTTCCTGATAGTTCCCGTGGGTGCTAGTTCGTTCTCGGAGGCTTTAGCTATAGGTAGCGAGGTCTACCATTCGCTGAGGGGCTACCTCAAGGAGAAGTACGGAGTCAGCGCTATCAACGTCGGGGACGAGGGGGGCTTTGCACCGCCAATGAGTCGTACGCGCGAGGCGCTGGACGCGCTGATCCACGCGGTGAAGAATGCGGGTTACGAGCCGGGGAGAGACGTTGTTCTCGCGTTAGACGCAGCAGCATCAGAGTTTTACGACGAGAAGAGGGGCGTCTACGCGATAGACGGGGCCGAGCTGACGCGGGAGAAGCTCATCGAGTTCTACGAGTCCCTCGTAGAAGAGTATCCGATAGTCTCCATAGAGGACCCCTTGTACGAGGAGGACTTCGAAGGCTTTGCAGAGGTAACGAGGTCTCTGAAGATACAGGTGGTTGGCGACGACCTCTTCGTGACGAACGTGGAGAGGCTTAGAAGGGGGATCGAGGCGGGAGCGGCGAACGCTCTCCTGCTCAAGGTAAACCAGATAGGAACGTTGACCGAGGCTCTCAGCGCGGCAAGAATGGCTCTGGAGAACAACTACTCCGTGATCGTTAGCCACAGGAGCGGTGAAACAGAGGACGTCACGATATCGCACATAGCCGTGGCCTTGAACGCCGGACAGATAAAGACTGGTGCACCGGCGCGGAGCGAGCGAAACGCGAAGTACAACGAGTTGCTGAGGATAGAGGAATACCTGGGCGGGAGGGCGAGGTACCCGGGCATCAAAGCATTCAAAGCCTACAAGAGAACGCTTTAG
- a CDS encoding archaemetzincin, whose product MAEYLVRLYPVNIAPERVEWLKEQLTRIFNAEVLVDTKTVGFGTVLRFFDEERDQVNAEYLLEELKNRIGVTPSQRALVVIGADGYVEGLNFVFGVANDGWGGIVFTERLNPEFYGEQFSEELFRARLLKEAIHELGHSFGLGHCRQNCVMRFSNSVYDVDSKPPFFCKRCSAAISRYYPGLLRII is encoded by the coding sequence ATGGCTGAATACCTCGTAAGGCTTTACCCGGTAAACATTGCCCCGGAGAGAGTCGAATGGCTTAAAGAGCAGTTGACGAGAATCTTCAACGCTGAAGTACTCGTCGACACGAAAACAGTGGGCTTTGGAACTGTGCTGAGATTCTTCGACGAAGAGCGGGATCAGGTAAACGCAGAGTACCTCTTAGAGGAGCTGAAGAACAGGATAGGAGTTACACCGAGCCAGAGAGCGCTCGTAGTGATAGGCGCCGACGGCTATGTCGAGGGGTTAAACTTCGTTTTCGGTGTAGCAAACGATGGTTGGGGCGGAATAGTCTTCACGGAGCGGCTTAACCCCGAGTTTTACGGAGAACAGTTTTCCGAGGAGCTCTTCAGGGCCAGGCTCTTGAAAGAGGCTATCCACGAGCTCGGGCATAGCTTCGGGCTGGGACACTGTAGGCAGAATTGCGTGATGAGGTTTAGCAACTCGGTCTACGATGTCGACAGTAAACCTCCCTTCTTCTGCAAGAGATGTAGCGCGGCGATAAGCAGGTACTACCCGGGCCTCCTAAGGATTATCTAG
- a CDS encoding acetate--CoA ligase family protein: MSVEEIFEKALSENRKNLSLGEAFAVCEYYGLPLLGYRFIGVDEEVPEALGLSYPVVVKVDSPDIVHKTEYGGVKTGIKSREELVKAIEDIKRSVKAKNPNARINGFIVQEQVSNAHEVIIGGLKDEQFGPVIAFGLGGVLVEILRDVAFDIAPITPQEARDLITRIKGYQILEGYRGIPKANIDALSEVLSKASRMFADIAKYVKEMDLNPTFVSSEWVKIADARFTLL, encoded by the coding sequence ATGTCAGTCGAGGAGATATTCGAGAAGGCGCTTAGCGAGAACAGGAAGAACCTGTCCCTCGGAGAGGCTTTCGCTGTGTGCGAGTACTACGGGTTACCGCTCCTGGGCTACAGGTTCATCGGGGTCGACGAGGAGGTCCCTGAAGCTCTGGGGTTGAGCTATCCCGTCGTAGTAAAGGTGGACTCCCCGGACATAGTTCACAAGACGGAGTACGGGGGCGTGAAGACGGGTATTAAGTCGCGCGAGGAGCTTGTTAAGGCTATCGAGGATATTAAGAGAAGCGTGAAAGCGAAGAACCCGAACGCGAGGATTAACGGCTTCATCGTCCAGGAACAGGTCTCCAACGCTCACGAAGTCATCATTGGCGGATTGAAGGACGAGCAGTTCGGGCCCGTGATAGCGTTCGGCCTCGGAGGAGTGCTTGTAGAGATACTTCGAGACGTAGCCTTCGACATAGCCCCGATAACACCTCAGGAGGCGCGCGACCTGATAACGAGGATAAAAGGCTACCAAATCCTCGAGGGTTACCGGGGGATTCCAAAGGCGAACATAGATGCTCTCTCAGAGGTTCTCAGCAAGGCGTCGCGCATGTTCGCCGATATCGCTAAGTACGTGAAGGAAATGGACCTCAACCCAACATTCGTGTCGTCGGAATGGGTGAAGATCGCGGACGCGCGTTTCACCCTGCTATAA
- the metG gene encoding methionine--tRNA ligase subunit beta, translated as MSQITISEFQRLDIRIGRILSAEPIKRSDKLLLLKVDLGTEQRQIVAGLAPYYKPEELVGKEVAVLANLQPKTIMGFVSQGMLLAAVEDGKPVLLVPEKEVKVGAKVS; from the coding sequence ATGTCGCAGATAACAATAAGCGAGTTTCAGCGGCTAGACATCCGCATCGGGAGGATACTCTCTGCTGAACCAATAAAGCGTAGCGACAAGTTGCTGTTGCTAAAAGTCGACCTGGGCACCGAGCAGAGGCAAATAGTTGCCGGGCTAGCACCTTACTACAAGCCGGAGGAGCTTGTAGGAAAGGAAGTTGCCGTGCTTGCAAACCTCCAACCTAAAACAATAATGGGTTTTGTATCGCAGGGAATGTTGCTGGCAGCGGTGGAAGACGGTAAGCCCGTACTACTCGTACCAGAAAAAGAAGTAAAAGTAGGGGCGAAGGTTTCTTAA
- a CDS encoding DegT/DnrJ/EryC1/StrS family aminotransferase — protein sequence MEIPAIEGGKPVREKFKEYYPTFTEREKSLVLDALSSGRLVYSSGSYVKRFEEEFARYVGVRHAVATINGTAALHTAVASLGIGPGDEVITTPFSFVATATAILHHNAIPVFGDIELESLNLDPETIVDKITSRTKAILVVHLAGYPAEMDEILKIAREHGLYVIEDCAQAIGSEYRGRKVGGIGDVGAFSFYQTKNMTTGEGGMVTTNRDDVYAYARMFVDQGQEAKYYHSILGWNYRMTELQGALGLGQLERVDQLNENRARIAKVYLDELQGLDGDLVLLPKVRPYVKHTWHIFQVLLNLEKLRVDRDRVLEALRAENVLALVAYPRVIYENPLFQRMIGYGKGCPWKCPFYGGSVSYRKGLAPKAEMAARSVITLPTLAGMDEEDAIDTAKALKKVLLYYKR from the coding sequence ATGGAAATACCTGCTATCGAGGGCGGAAAGCCCGTCCGGGAAAAGTTTAAGGAGTACTACCCGACCTTCACGGAGCGCGAGAAGAGTCTTGTGCTGGACGCCTTGTCCTCCGGTAGGCTTGTATACTCTTCCGGTAGCTACGTGAAAAGGTTCGAAGAAGAGTTCGCAAGGTACGTTGGCGTCAGGCATGCCGTAGCAACGATAAACGGGACTGCCGCCCTGCACACGGCGGTAGCTAGCCTCGGCATAGGGCCAGGCGACGAGGTTATTACAACTCCCTTCAGCTTTGTAGCAACGGCGACGGCGATACTGCACCACAACGCTATTCCCGTGTTTGGAGACATAGAGCTGGAAAGCCTAAACCTGGACCCGGAGACCATCGTGGACAAGATAACTAGCAGGACGAAGGCGATTCTCGTTGTGCACCTCGCTGGCTACCCGGCGGAGATGGACGAGATACTGAAGATAGCCCGGGAGCACGGCTTGTACGTCATAGAGGACTGCGCCCAGGCTATAGGGAGCGAGTACAGGGGTAGAAAGGTCGGCGGCATAGGGGACGTCGGCGCCTTCAGCTTCTACCAGACGAAGAACATGACGACCGGAGAGGGGGGCATGGTTACGACCAACAGAGACGACGTATACGCCTATGCTAGAATGTTCGTAGACCAGGGGCAGGAGGCGAAGTACTACCACTCTATCCTCGGGTGGAACTACAGAATGACGGAGCTTCAGGGAGCCCTGGGGCTGGGGCAACTGGAGAGAGTAGACCAGCTCAACGAGAACCGGGCGAGGATAGCCAAGGTGTACCTCGACGAGCTACAAGGACTCGACGGGGACCTGGTATTACTGCCGAAGGTGAGGCCGTACGTGAAGCATACGTGGCATATCTTCCAGGTTCTTTTGAACCTCGAGAAGCTAAGGGTCGACAGGGACAGGGTCCTCGAAGCCCTCAGAGCGGAGAACGTGCTCGCACTCGTCGCCTACCCGAGGGTCATTTACGAGAACCCGCTCTTCCAGAGGATGATCGGGTACGGCAAGGGGTGCCCATGGAAATGCCCGTTCTACGGGGGTAGCGTAAGTTACAGGAAGGGGTTAGCCCCCAAGGCGGAGATGGCGGCGAGAAGCGTTATAACGCTGCCGACTCTCGCCGGTATGGACGAGGAGGACGCAATCGATACAGCAAAGGCTTTAAAGAAAGTCCTGCTATACTATAAGCGTTGA
- a CDS encoding NAD(P)/FAD-dependent oxidoreductase, producing the protein MGLIEGRYEAVVIGLGPAGAAALKRLQELGIKAVGIERKKAPEEPAVCGEFLPEPSAIEFISRFPSVRKAYEYIGLARRTNAIRRIILSFAGGKTYNLEIPGFTVSRKEMVSKLIEGSDYVTGSDVVGIRRVGDAYLVKTRRGKEFSASYVIAADGFPSATRRLLGLPAGLQPEDYAVGVNLKMETPSMPRDTIFMYASSFTQGGYAWIIPVGDGLSNVGIGLRFNYVKKGANPLKALTSFVELERRGFLDSSRQLEEPRSRMIPVSGFYSEPSTGKVLFAGDSLGAVNPINGGGIFTAMALGILAAESVWLGNPGIYDERSWREIGQVLSIGRAYRVLVDFLYEHFDHVAVLTALFPRFLLEKILKGEKTPIKGILEIGIGRKTSYRPPRGQASRKPP; encoded by the coding sequence GTGGGCCTTATAGAGGGAAGGTACGAGGCAGTAGTGATAGGGCTAGGACCCGCCGGGGCGGCGGCTCTCAAGAGACTACAGGAACTGGGGATCAAGGCTGTAGGTATCGAGAGGAAGAAGGCTCCAGAAGAGCCGGCTGTCTGCGGAGAGTTCCTTCCAGAGCCCTCCGCGATAGAGTTCATCTCCAGGTTTCCCTCTGTGAGAAAAGCCTACGAGTACATAGGGCTGGCTAGGCGTACGAACGCTATACGCAGAATCATACTCAGCTTTGCCGGCGGGAAGACTTACAACCTCGAAATCCCAGGATTCACAGTGAGTAGAAAGGAGATGGTGAGCAAGCTGATCGAGGGGTCTGACTACGTAACGGGTAGCGACGTTGTTGGAATCAGGCGCGTCGGAGACGCCTACCTGGTGAAGACGAGGAGGGGTAAAGAGTTCTCGGCGAGCTACGTGATAGCCGCGGATGGTTTTCCTTCAGCTACGAGGAGACTTCTAGGACTCCCAGCAGGCCTGCAACCGGAGGACTACGCCGTGGGGGTCAACCTGAAGATGGAGACTCCGAGCATGCCCAGAGATACCATCTTCATGTACGCTTCCAGCTTTACCCAAGGAGGTTACGCATGGATAATACCGGTTGGAGACGGCTTATCGAACGTCGGCATAGGTCTGCGCTTCAACTACGTGAAGAAAGGGGCTAACCCCTTAAAGGCTCTCACCAGCTTCGTGGAGCTGGAAAGGCGGGGCTTCCTAGACTCCTCCAGGCAGCTCGAAGAGCCTCGCTCTAGGATGATCCCCGTAAGCGGCTTCTACTCGGAGCCTTCGACGGGGAAAGTGCTTTTCGCCGGTGACTCTTTGGGGGCGGTTAACCCCATTAACGGGGGCGGGATATTCACAGCGATGGCTCTAGGGATTCTCGCGGCGGAGAGCGTCTGGCTGGGGAACCCCGGGATCTACGACGAGAGGTCCTGGAGGGAGATAGGGCAGGTACTCTCGATAGGGCGTGCCTACCGCGTGCTGGTAGACTTTCTCTACGAACACTTCGACCACGTAGCAGTGCTAACGGCTCTCTTCCCGAGGTTCCTCTTAGAGAAGATACTGAAAGGGGAGAAAACGCCTATTAAGGGGATTCTCGAGATTGGAATAGGAAGGAAAACCTCCTATCGACCTCCACGGGGTCAAGCTTCTCGTAAGCCTCCGTAG
- a CDS encoding HD domain-containing protein yields the protein MCEGKTLVSKSIIEKWKKADAFVARLVDYLESDEEVAALLEMSNINAVQRLGYNDHGPVHARIVAGTSLEILSMLTRSSVELSSLKHGTARSLDEVKFILVAASYLHDIGNSIHREYHEATGSLLAKDIVDRALRYTFPEMETRRRVFLRQEVLSAIFSTEMNTKPLTVEASIVKLADGLDMSEGRARLSYKLGKIDMHSLSALNVKRVELTCSEQVPIVVEVYMGDMAGFFQVERVLLPKLESSKLKGMVRIDIFDGSGRKVASLT from the coding sequence ATGTGCGAAGGGAAGACTCTAGTCTCGAAAAGCATCATCGAGAAGTGGAAGAAAGCCGACGCTTTCGTGGCGCGCCTAGTAGACTACCTCGAAAGCGATGAAGAGGTAGCCGCGCTCCTCGAGATGAGCAATATAAACGCTGTGCAGAGGCTCGGCTACAACGACCACGGCCCCGTCCACGCGAGAATAGTAGCCGGGACCTCGCTGGAAATACTGAGCATGCTCACGAGGAGTAGCGTGGAGCTTTCGTCCCTGAAGCACGGCACGGCGAGAAGCCTCGACGAAGTGAAGTTCATACTCGTTGCCGCGAGCTACCTCCACGACATAGGCAACTCTATACACAGGGAGTACCACGAGGCCACGGGGAGTCTTCTCGCAAAGGACATAGTGGATAGGGCGTTGAGGTACACGTTCCCCGAGATGGAGACTAGGAGAAGGGTTTTCCTCAGGCAGGAGGTTCTCTCGGCTATCTTCTCGACGGAGATGAACACGAAACCTCTAACCGTGGAGGCGAGTATAGTCAAGCTGGCAGACGGCCTGGACATGTCGGAGGGGAGGGCTAGGCTCTCCTACAAGCTCGGCAAGATAGACATGCACTCACTCTCTGCGCTCAACGTTAAACGCGTAGAGCTTACGTGTAGCGAGCAGGTCCCGATAGTGGTAGAGGTCTACATGGGCGACATGGCAGGTTTCTTCCAGGTCGAAAGAGTACTTCTACCGAAGCTCGAGAGTAGCAAGCTGAAAGGAATGGTTAGGATAGACATATTCGACGGTTCCGGAAGGAAGGTAGCCTCGCTCACGTGA
- a CDS encoding bifunctional nuclease family protein: protein MSEEEVKYYKADIAGLYPIKVPQPEGEQTAYLLLLETAEWKDKALPIIIGENEGLAIQSALMGVKYERPMTHDLIVSILDALGVEVEKVSIDALLNNSVYTATIYLKRTVNGKVEEINVDSRPSDGIAIAVRTGSPIYVAAHLEKHARRLEELGI, encoded by the coding sequence TTGAGCGAGGAGGAAGTAAAGTACTACAAGGCCGACATAGCGGGCCTCTACCCTATCAAGGTTCCCCAGCCTGAGGGCGAGCAAACAGCATACCTGTTGCTCTTGGAGACGGCTGAGTGGAAGGATAAGGCTTTACCTATAATCATAGGGGAAAACGAGGGGCTCGCGATTCAAAGCGCTCTCATGGGGGTAAAGTACGAGAGACCTATGACTCACGACCTCATAGTGTCTATTCTCGACGCTCTCGGGGTAGAGGTCGAGAAAGTCTCGATAGACGCCCTTCTAAACAACAGCGTCTACACGGCCACCATTTACCTTAAAAGAACGGTGAACGGGAAGGTGGAAGAGATAAACGTGGATTCCCGTCCGAGCGACGGGATAGCGATAGCCGTGAGGACAGGCTCGCCGATCTACGTCGCAGCCCACCTGGAGAAGCACGCTAGAAGGCTAGAGGAGCTAGGAATATAG
- a CDS encoding ribbon-helix-helix domain-containing protein codes for MTQRPELSKSFYITERGDYTSVTKIVSVKLPVGLIDALDELIQKGYFQNRSDAIREAIRKLLTNYRELDSRKISSGLMVGLR; via the coding sequence GTGACGCAGAGACCCGAGCTTAGTAAGAGCTTTTACATTACGGAGCGAGGGGACTACACATCGGTCACGAAGATCGTGAGCGTAAAGCTTCCCGTGGGGCTCATCGACGCGCTCGACGAGCTCATACAGAAAGGGTACTTCCAGAACAGGAGCGACGCGATACGCGAAGCTATCCGAAAACTCCTCACGAACTACAGGGAGCTCGACAGCCGCAAAATAAGCAGTGGCTTAATGGTAGGGTTAAGGTAA
- a CDS encoding cysteine hydrolase family protein — translation MPKYAVLVIDMLEEFVRGRLRAENAEKIVKPIKRLIDFAHETGIPVIHAVDQHYPDVDFEFRLWGAHAVRGAAESKIVEELAPSEKDFVVPKRRYDAFMFTDLDMLLRELGVTTLIVTGIHTHICVQQTVLGAFYRGYSVIVPLECVAAFNDTWHKIGLDYMKNYANATLMNLDELLEKLSREVHTKQ, via the coding sequence ATGCCCAAGTACGCGGTGCTAGTAATAGACATGCTAGAAGAATTCGTGAGAGGGCGTCTACGCGCGGAGAACGCCGAGAAAATAGTGAAGCCTATAAAACGACTGATAGACTTTGCCCACGAGACAGGCATACCCGTTATACACGCAGTGGATCAGCACTACCCGGACGTAGACTTCGAGTTCAGGCTTTGGGGTGCTCACGCGGTAAGAGGAGCTGCTGAGTCGAAAATCGTCGAGGAGCTTGCACCCTCCGAGAAAGACTTCGTGGTACCGAAACGTAGGTATGACGCCTTCATGTTTACAGACCTCGACATGCTCCTCCGAGAGCTCGGGGTCACGACGCTCATAGTCACGGGTATCCATACACACATATGCGTGCAACAGACAGTACTGGGGGCCTTCTATCGCGGGTACTCCGTCATCGTACCGCTGGAGTGCGTCGCCGCCTTTAACGATACGTGGCACAAGATAGGGCTAGACTACATGAAGAACTACGCTAATGCCACGCTTATGAACCTAGACGAACTGCTAGAGAAGCTCTCACGCGAAGTGCACACGAAGCAATAA
- a CDS encoding nucleotidyltransferase family protein yields MPQNFGVVLCGGEGKRLRPLTYYFQKAMIPVGTQQKPLLEYIVRLLAYHGLRRIILLVGYKGQQIVNYFNSGERYGVNISYVWDDPNYGGNGGALFNAYVRGFFEGSDNILVYYGDILSDINLSDFLSFHERGQYAATLALSPNYRVAVGVAELDGDRVVKLVEKPPLGKPVTIGVVAIRTKALEYLRELVEEKREVDIMGDFIRVLLERGLKVGGYLTNSFWFDLGTTEAYEKLDPVEVDRRFSFLFQSRESP; encoded by the coding sequence ATGCCTCAGAACTTCGGCGTAGTTCTCTGTGGGGGAGAGGGGAAGAGGCTTAGACCTCTCACCTACTATTTTCAGAAGGCGATGATCCCCGTAGGTACGCAGCAAAAACCGCTCCTCGAGTACATCGTTAGGCTACTAGCGTATCACGGGCTACGCAGGATAATACTGTTAGTCGGGTACAAGGGGCAACAGATAGTGAACTATTTCAACAGCGGCGAGAGGTACGGCGTTAACATCAGCTACGTGTGGGACGACCCAAACTACGGCGGGAACGGGGGCGCGCTCTTCAACGCCTACGTCAGAGGCTTCTTCGAAGGGTCAGACAACATACTAGTGTACTATGGGGACATCCTGTCCGACATTAATCTCTCGGATTTTCTATCGTTCCACGAGAGAGGACAGTACGCTGCGACCCTCGCTCTCTCGCCTAACTACAGGGTGGCGGTGGGAGTCGCGGAGCTAGACGGAGACAGAGTGGTTAAGCTGGTCGAGAAGCCCCCTCTAGGTAAGCCCGTGACTATAGGCGTTGTCGCGATACGAACGAAGGCGCTCGAGTATCTCCGGGAGCTAGTCGAGGAGAAGAGGGAGGTAGACATAATGGGAGACTTCATCAGGGTTCTACTCGAGCGTGGGCTCAAGGTTGGCGGCTACCTCACTAACTCTTTCTGGTTCGACTTAGGCACTACGGAGGCTTACGAGAAGCTTGACCCCGTGGAGGTCGATAGGAGGTTTTCCTTCCTATTCCAATCTCGAGAATCCCCTTAA
- a CDS encoding winged helix-turn-helix transcriptional regulator — translation MVGKQSFDRKVIFTEADLILLSLLNGEKKISDLRQAASLSTTSIYNNINKLLEWGLIEDDRVGSPGNRIIRLTEKGLRVARILKMLEDELTPKVVELKPE, via the coding sequence ATGGTTGGAAAGCAAAGCTTTGACAGGAAAGTAATCTTTACGGAGGCGGACCTAATACTCTTATCCCTGTTGAACGGCGAGAAGAAGATCAGCGATTTGCGGCAAGCAGCGAGCCTATCCACGACGTCTATCTACAACAATATCAACAAGCTGTTGGAGTGGGGGTTAATAGAGGACGACAGGGTTGGAAGCCCTGGAAACAGGATTATAAGGCTAACGGAGAAGGGGCTAAGAGTTGCAAGGATACTGAAGATGCTTGAAGACGAGCTTACACCTAAGGTTGTCGAGCTAAAACCGGAATAA
- a CDS encoding 5-formyltetrahydrofolate cyclo-ligase, whose amino-acid sequence MSRVEDSVQQRKAELRRSVWSKLERMEVAISPRPCYGKIPSFVGIHSATQRLIKTDVYRNARVVYSTPDTSTRLLREETLRRGKTLVVSIPGLKGYVIVRPDELEPGDVRLASSVKGAVTKGDRITLLEGLKIDLVVLGSVAVNTDGARLGRGDGMHDLEYALLREMYAVAESTPVATLVHDLQILEEPIPMLMHDVPIDYIASPYRLITVERKHRKPPGVIWEMLPIDFIKSTPILRRLFGI is encoded by the coding sequence ATGTCCAGAGTAGAGGATAGCGTTCAACAAAGGAAGGCTGAGCTTAGGAGAAGCGTCTGGAGCAAGCTTGAACGCATGGAAGTGGCTATATCGCCGAGACCTTGTTACGGCAAGATACCGAGCTTCGTGGGTATTCATAGTGCGACGCAGCGCCTAATAAAGACAGACGTATACAGGAACGCGCGCGTAGTGTATTCAACACCTGATACGTCAACAAGGCTTCTACGCGAGGAAACGTTGAGGCGCGGCAAGACGCTCGTTGTTTCCATTCCGGGCCTAAAAGGCTATGTTATAGTCCGTCCAGACGAGCTGGAGCCCGGAGATGTAAGGCTCGCTTCGTCAGTAAAAGGAGCGGTCACCAAGGGAGACAGAATTACACTACTCGAAGGCCTCAAAATAGACTTAGTCGTCCTTGGTAGCGTGGCCGTGAACACGGACGGCGCGCGTCTCGGGAGGGGGGACGGGATGCACGACCTCGAGTACGCACTTCTACGCGAAATGTACGCGGTCGCTGAGTCTACCCCCGTAGCCACGCTGGTTCACGACTTACAGATACTCGAAGAGCCTATACCCATGCTCATGCACGACGTGCCTATTGACTACATAGCTTCTCCGTACAGGCTGATCACCGTCGAGAGGAAGCATCGGAAGCCTCCCGGCGTAATATGGGAGATGCTGCCTATCGACTTCATAAAGTCGACGCCTATACTCAGGAGGCTTTTCGGCATCTAG